The Buchnera aphidicola (Brachycaudus cardui) genomic sequence TTTTTTTATAATAGAAAGAATTCTTGTGTAAGCATACTGTATATAAGGAGCTGTATTTCCTTCAAAACTAAGCATTTTATCCCAGTCAAATATATAATTAGTATTTCTATTTTTAGATAAATCAGCATATTTTACTGCACTAATGCCTATAATTTCAGATAACTGAATCAGTTTCTTTTTACGTAAATACGGTTTTTTATTTTTAATTAAATTCACAGCTCTTTGTATAGCTTCATTAAGAAGTATAGAAAGTTTTATAGTATTTCCATCACGAGTTTTAAATGGACGTTTATTTTTTGATAACATCATACCAAAAACATGATGTTCTAATAATAAATTTTGTGGTATATAATTAGCTTTTTTAGCTATGATCCATGCTTGTATTAGATGTTGATGTTGACGAGAATCAGTATAGTATATAATACGATCAGCATGTAGTTTTTGATATCTATATTTTAAACAAGCAATATCAGTTGTAGAGTATAGAAAGCCTTTATCTTTTTTTTGAATTACAACACCCATAGATTCTCCTAATCTATTTTTAAATTCCTTTAAAAATACAATTGTAGAACCATTTTTTTCAATTGCTATTTTTTTATTTTTTAGGTCTGTAATAATATTAGGAAGCATTTCATTATAAAAGCTTTCTCCTACAGTATCATCAGGTTTTAATGTGACATTGAGTCTTTGATATATTTTTTGATTTTCAATCATAGTAATAGAAACTAATTTTTTCCAAATCTTATGACAATATTTATCTCCATTTTGTAATTTTACTACATATTCTCTAGATTTTTCTGCAAATAATTGATCTGAATCATATTTTTTTTTTGCTTTACAGTAAAATTTTTCTAGTTTTTCTAATGAAATAGAATCATCTTGAAATACAATTTTTGATTTTATATCTTCTAAATATGCAATTAACATGCCAAATTGTGTTCCCCAGTCACCAATATGGTTTGCTCTAATAACATTATGTCCTAAAAAATATAGTATTCTTACTATAACATCACCAATTATTGTTGATCGTAGATGTCCAATATGCATTTCTTTTGCAATATTAGGAGAAGAATAATCTACTACAATATTTTTTGGTTGAATACGATTTATACCAAGACGCGATGAAATGAAAATATTTTCTAGTTCTATAGATAACCAATCATGATTAATAAAGATATTAATAAATCCTGGTTGAGAAAATGTTATTTCTTTATATATGTTTTTTTTTTTGATATTTTTTATAATTATTTTAGATAATTCATATGGTTCTAAGTCTAATATAGTAGCTATTTTAATTAAATTATTTAGTTGATAATGACCCATTGTAATTTTTTTATTTAATATGATAATAGGATTGTATTTTTTTATCGGATTAATTTTAATTAGTACATTTTCAATATCTTTTTTTATTACTTTTTTTAAGTGCATGCTAAAAGTCCTCTTAATAATATATTAAAATTATACTTATTATAATTTATTAATTATTATACAAATCTTTAAATGTATAATATGATATATTTATAAATTATAAATAATAATTTTATATTATATTTTTTTAACTATTTATCAAATATCATTTTATTAAAATAATATAAATAATATAAAATATTTTCTAGAATTGACATTTCCATTCACTTTATAAAACTAGTAAAAATATTTTATAAAAAAGGTTGACAAGATAATCAAAAAAATGTAATCTTTACTTTAAAGTTTCAAATTACAAAAATTGCTCTTTAAAAAAATATTAGATAATCTGTGTGGGCACAGACAATTAAGTACAAAAATTATTTTTTTTTATTTAATAATTTCTTTAAGAAAAATTTATTTTTCTTTAAGAAAGTTTTTTCAATTGAAGAGTTTGATCATGGCTCAGATTGAACGCTGGCGGCAAGCCTAACACATGCAAGTCGAGCGGCAGCGAAAGAAAGCTTGCTTTCTTGTCGGCGAGCGGCAAACGGGTGAGTAATATCTGGGGATCTGCCCAAAAGAGGGGGATAACTACTAGAAATGGTAGCTAATACCGCATAATGTTGAAAAACCAAAGTGGGGGACCTTTTGGCCTCATGCTTTTGGATGAACCCAGACGAGATTAGCTTGTTGGTAGGGTAATGGCTTACCAAGGCTACGATCTCTAGCTGGTCTGAGAGGATAACCAGCCACACTGGAACTGAGACACGGTCCAGACTCCTACGGGAGGCAGCAGTGGGGAATATTGCACAATGGGCGAAAGCCTGATGCAGCTATGCCGCGTGTATGAAGAAGGCCTTAGGGTTGTAAAGTACTTTCAGCAGGGAGGAAAAATATAAAACTAATAATTTTATTTTCTGACGTTACCTGCAGAAGAAGCACCGGCTAACTCCGTGCCAGCAGCCGCGGTAATACGGAGGGTGCGAGCGTTAATCAGAATTACTGGGCGTAAAGAGCGCGTAGGTGGTTTTTTAAGTCAGATGTGAAAGCCCTAGGCTCAACCTAGGAACTGCATTTGAAACTGAAAAACTAGAGTCTCGTAGAGGGAGGTAGAATTCTAGGTGTAGCGGTGAAATGCGTAGATATCTGGAGGAATACCTGTGGCGAAAGCGGCCTCCTAAACGAAAACTGACACTGAGGTGCGAAAGCGTGGGGAGCAAACAGGATTAGATACCCTGGTAGTCCATGCCGTAAACGATGTCGACTTGGAGGTTGTTTCCAAGAGAAATGACTTCCGAAGCTAACGCATTAAGTCGACCGCCTGGGGAGTACGGCCGCAAGGCTAAAACTCAAATGAATTGACGGGGGCCCGCACAAGCGGTGGAGCATGTGGTTTAATTCGATGCAACGCGAAAAACCTTACCTGGTCTTGACATCCACAGAATTTTTTAGAAATAAAAAAGTGCCTTCGGGAACTGTGAGACAGGTGCTGCATGGCTGTCGTCAGCTCGTGTTGTGAAATGTTGGGTTAAGTCCCGCAACGAGCGCAACCCTTATCCCCTGTTGCCAGCGGTTCGGCCGGGAACTCAGAGGAGACTGCCGGTTATAAACCGGAGGAAGGTGGGGACGACGTCAAGTCATCATGGCCCTTACGACCAGGGCTACACACGTGCTACAATGGTTTATACAAAGAGAAGCAAATCTGTAAAGACAAGCAAACCTCATAAAGTAAATCGTAGTCCGGACTGGAGTCTGCAACTCGACTCCACGAAGTCGGAATCGCTAGTAATCGTGGATCAGAATGCCACGGTGAATACGTTCCCGGGCCTTGTACACACCGCCCGTCACACCATGGGAGTGGGTTGCAAAAGAAGCAGGTATTCTA encodes the following:
- the argS gene encoding arginine--tRNA ligase, yielding MHLKKVIKKDIENVLIKINPIKKYNPIIILNKKITMGHYQLNNLIKIATILDLEPYELSKIIIKNIKKKNIYKEITFSQPGFINIFINHDWLSIELENIFISSRLGINRIQPKNIVVDYSSPNIAKEMHIGHLRSTIIGDVIVRILYFLGHNVIRANHIGDWGTQFGMLIAYLEDIKSKIVFQDDSISLEKLEKFYCKAKKKYDSDQLFAEKSREYVVKLQNGDKYCHKIWKKLVSITMIENQKIYQRLNVTLKPDDTVGESFYNEMLPNIITDLKNKKIAIEKNGSTIVFLKEFKNRLGESMGVVIQKKDKGFLYSTTDIACLKYRYQKLHADRIIYYTDSRQHQHLIQAWIIAKKANYIPQNLLLEHHVFGMMLSKNKRPFKTRDGNTIKLSILLNEAIQRAVNLIKNKKPYLRKKKLIQLSEIIGISAVKYADLSKNRNTNYIFDWDKMLSFEGNTAPYIQYAYTRILSIIKKSSIPIIKLKEKVILKKESEINLAIKILEFEEIVLLIAKKGTPHIMCKYLYQLATYFSIFYESCSILFAKKIKICKSRLKLSLITAKTLKKGLNMLGIQIVTKM